In Prochlorococcus marinus str. MIT 1214, one DNA window encodes the following:
- the ylqF gene encoding ribosome biogenesis GTPase YlqF has protein sequence MNKQLIQWYPGHIAKAEKQLKEHLNKVDLVFDVRDARIPLATSHPYLQKWLKGKKQILVINRKDMINVDAHKAWDKKLRSEGKVPWWCDAKTGTGVLQIKQAAIRAGQELNQRRLDRGMKNRAIRVLTLGFPNVGKSALINRLVKKKVVSSSRKPGVTRSLRWVRLGQDLDLLDAPGVLPPRIEDQNAALKLAICDDIGQAAYDTEQVAINFMKLLETLETTQEAGIKSMCLQNRYGIFVNETIKDKSLWLLSAAERHTSGDTRRMSQRLLDDFRKNLLGNISLELP, from the coding sequence GTGAACAAGCAGCTTATACAATGGTATCCAGGGCATATTGCTAAAGCAGAAAAACAGTTAAAGGAGCATCTGAATAAAGTTGATCTAGTTTTCGACGTGCGAGACGCAAGGATACCTCTCGCCACTTCTCATCCATATCTTCAAAAATGGTTAAAAGGAAAGAAGCAAATATTAGTTATTAATAGAAAAGACATGATTAATGTTGATGCCCATAAAGCTTGGGATAAAAAATTAAGGTCAGAAGGGAAAGTCCCATGGTGGTGTGATGCAAAAACTGGAACAGGCGTTCTCCAAATAAAACAAGCCGCTATTCGAGCTGGGCAAGAATTAAATCAAAGACGTCTCGACCGAGGAATGAAAAATCGTGCAATTAGAGTTCTAACTCTTGGTTTCCCAAATGTTGGGAAATCTGCTCTCATTAACAGACTCGTTAAAAAGAAGGTTGTATCTAGCTCAAGAAAACCTGGGGTCACAAGAAGTTTGAGATGGGTAAGATTGGGACAAGATCTTGATCTATTGGATGCTCCTGGTGTTCTGCCGCCTAGAATTGAAGATCAAAATGCCGCGTTAAAATTGGCCATTTGTGATGATATTGGTCAAGCCGCATACGATACTGAACAAGTAGCCATTAACTTTATGAAACTTCTTGAGACATTAGAAACCACCCAAGAAGCGGGAATCAAGTCAATGTGTCTTCAAAATAGATATGGAATATTTGTCAATGAAACTATTAAAGACAAATCTTTATGGCTACTTTCAGCCGCAGAACGTCACACTTCTGGAGATACTCGAAGAATGTCTCAAAGATTACTTGATGATTTTCGCAAAAATTTGTTGGGTAATATTTCTCTTGAACTCCCCTAA
- a CDS encoding phosphoglycerate kinase — MSKRSLSSLGADDLCGKRVLVRVDFNVPLGDEGQITDDTRIRAALPTINDLLEKSARVILSAHFGRPKGAVNETMRLTSVAQRLSELLGKTVVKTESCVGAEAKSKVDAMSNGDVVLLENVRFIAGEEKNDTEFAKELASLAEVYVNDAFGAAHRAHASTEGVTKFLSPCVAGYLMEKELKYLQGAVDQPKRPLAAIVGGSKVSSKIGVLESLIDKCDKIIVGGGMIFTFYKARGLSVGNSLVEEDKLELASALEKKAKDKGVEFLLPSDVVLADNFSPDANSKSSKVDAISEGWMGLDIGSESVSLFQDALKDCKTVIWNGPMGVFEFEKFANGTNAIANTLAELSAQGCCTIIGGGDSVAAVEKAGLAKKMSHISTGGGASLELLEGKVLPGVSALDDA; from the coding sequence ATGTCTAAGCGTTCCCTGTCAAGTCTCGGCGCTGATGACTTATGCGGCAAACGTGTTTTAGTAAGAGTTGATTTTAATGTCCCATTAGGAGATGAGGGGCAAATAACTGATGACACAAGAATTCGTGCTGCTTTACCAACTATTAATGACCTGCTTGAGAAGAGTGCAAGAGTTATTCTTTCTGCTCATTTTGGTAGGCCAAAGGGAGCGGTTAATGAAACAATGCGTTTGACTTCTGTTGCTCAAAGACTAAGTGAATTGCTTGGTAAAACAGTTGTGAAAACTGAAAGTTGTGTAGGAGCTGAAGCCAAGTCAAAAGTAGATGCTATGTCCAATGGCGATGTTGTTCTTTTGGAAAATGTTCGATTTATTGCTGGGGAAGAAAAAAACGATACAGAATTTGCAAAGGAATTAGCTTCTTTGGCAGAAGTTTATGTTAATGATGCTTTTGGAGCTGCCCACCGCGCTCATGCTTCAACCGAGGGAGTTACAAAGTTCTTAAGTCCTTGTGTTGCTGGTTATTTAATGGAAAAAGAACTTAAGTACCTTCAGGGAGCTGTAGATCAACCTAAAAGACCATTGGCAGCTATAGTTGGCGGTTCAAAAGTAAGTAGTAAGATCGGAGTGTTGGAGTCTTTGATTGATAAATGTGACAAGATAATTGTTGGTGGAGGGATGATATTTACTTTTTATAAAGCTAGAGGATTATCGGTTGGTAATAGTCTTGTAGAAGAAGATAAGCTTGAATTGGCAAGTGCTTTGGAGAAGAAAGCGAAAGATAAAGGAGTTGAGTTTCTTTTGCCTAGTGATGTTGTGTTGGCCGATAATTTTTCTCCTGATGCAAATAGCAAATCTTCAAAAGTTGATGCTATTAGCGAAGGTTGGATGGGATTGGATATTGGTTCAGAATCAGTTTCACTTTTTCAGGATGCGCTGAAAGATTGCAAAACAGTTATTTGGAATGGACCAATGGGTGTGTTTGAATTCGAGAAATTTGCAAATGGAACCAATGCGATAGCAAATACTTTGGCTGAATTAAGTGCTCAAGGATGCTGCACAATTATTGGAGGTGGAGATTCAGTGGCAGCAGTTGAGAAAGCAGGTTTAGCGAAAAAAATGTCTCATATCTCGACTGGGGGTGGTGCTAGCCTTGAACTCTTGGAAGGGAAAGTTCTTCCTGGTGTTTCTGCTTTAGATGATGCTTAA
- a CDS encoding UDP-N-acetylglucosamine--N-acetylmuramyl-(pentapeptide) pyrophosphoryl-undecaprenol N-acetylglucosamine transferase, translated as MPRLLIAASGTGGHIYPALSFANSLPNSWKIEWLGVPNRLEIELVPKKYNLIKLRVGGLQGNIFRKMFDLYKLLFASIRVSFLLRQKKINVVFTTGGYISAPSILGAKLTGIPVVLHESNAIPGKVTRLLGRFCDHVALGISSASDYLPGCRTSFTGTPVRSEFILDQSLPPWAPLGEGILIVVMGGSQGAIKMNEMVRNILPWLLAKGCRVIHLTGKNDYFYKKLDKVDTNANLVVREFSNEISALLQNADLAISRSGSGAICELMVSKTPSILIPFPASADQHQELNAAYMARYGGAVIVNQHDPEKDILKKTISHLIDSNSLIEMKANMNNYDYINPEKKIFEIINSIS; from the coding sequence ATGCCTCGCCTTTTAATTGCTGCAAGCGGAACGGGTGGGCATATTTATCCTGCATTGTCTTTTGCGAATTCACTTCCAAATTCTTGGAAAATTGAATGGTTAGGTGTTCCAAATAGGCTAGAGATTGAACTGGTTCCCAAGAAATACAATTTAATAAAGCTTAGAGTCGGAGGATTACAAGGAAATATTTTTAGAAAAATGTTTGATTTATATAAATTACTCTTTGCTTCTATCCGGGTCTCTTTTCTATTACGTCAAAAAAAAATTAATGTTGTTTTTACTACTGGGGGGTATATCTCTGCTCCTAGCATTCTCGGTGCAAAACTGACTGGCATCCCTGTAGTGTTGCATGAATCTAATGCTATTCCAGGGAAAGTAACTAGGTTATTAGGTAGATTTTGTGACCATGTTGCGTTAGGAATTTCATCAGCATCTGATTATTTGCCAGGGTGTAGAACAAGTTTTACTGGAACACCTGTAAGGTCAGAATTTATTTTGGATCAGTCTCTTCCACCTTGGGCTCCCCTTGGAGAGGGGATATTGATTGTAGTTATGGGAGGCAGTCAAGGCGCAATAAAAATGAATGAAATGGTGAGGAATATCTTACCTTGGTTGCTTGCTAAGGGTTGTAGAGTTATTCATCTGACCGGTAAAAATGATTATTTCTATAAAAAATTAGATAAAGTTGATACTAACGCTAATTTGGTTGTAAGAGAATTTAGTAATGAAATCTCGGCCTTGCTTCAAAATGCTGATCTTGCAATAAGTAGATCAGGATCTGGTGCTATTTGTGAATTAATGGTATCTAAGACCCCTTCAATCTTAATACCTTTCCCAGCTTCTGCTGATCAACATCAAGAACTAAATGCTGCTTATATGGCTAGATATGGAGGGGCTGTAATAGTGAATCAACATGATCCAGAAAAAGATATTTTGAAAAAAACTATATCTCATTTGATTGATTCTAATTCTCTCATTGAAATGAAAGCAAATATGAATAATTATGATTATATTAATCCTGAAAAAAAGATATTTGAGATTATCAATTCGATTAGTTAA
- a CDS encoding pyridoxal phosphate-dependent aminotransferase produces MKIDFDIHGGNIEKEARKLGLSKDKIIDASASIAPFKLPKKLNNYLINSLKKGSIKYYPDRSYFEVKNSIAKWHNIHPSMVIPGNGASELFTWAARDASLNGISSLPSPCFGDYQRALKCWNASYIRSPIPLSWTNSNPQSFPIRPKTDVLWITNPHNPTGQLWSRSSIEKLLNNYKLIICDEAFIPLTPGGENQSVINLTKSHNNLIVIRSLTKFLGIAGLRIGYAVTNSDRLLKWKEIRDPWPVNTLAINVTNMIMKDSKMHKKRLIKIHRWVEEEGNWLHKSLSDFSTIKPLPTTTNFQLIQSDSSILNLIENLKKRGILLRDCRSFKTLDENWIRISLQKRKQNIKIINTLKDYIN; encoded by the coding sequence ATGAAAATAGACTTTGATATTCATGGGGGTAATATTGAGAAAGAAGCAAGGAAGTTAGGACTATCTAAAGATAAAATAATCGATGCAAGTGCATCAATAGCCCCTTTTAAATTACCTAAAAAGTTAAATAATTATCTCATTAATAGTCTTAAGAAAGGATCTATAAAATATTATCCTGATAGAAGTTATTTTGAAGTCAAAAATTCTATTGCAAAATGGCATAATATTCACCCTTCAATGGTCATACCTGGTAATGGAGCCTCTGAATTATTTACATGGGCCGCAAGAGATGCAAGTTTAAATGGAATAAGTTCCTTACCCTCGCCTTGCTTTGGAGACTATCAAAGAGCTTTAAAATGCTGGAATGCTTCTTATATACGTAGTCCTATTCCTTTATCTTGGACTAATAGCAATCCACAATCATTTCCAATTAGACCAAAAACAGATGTATTATGGATTACAAACCCACACAATCCAACGGGGCAATTATGGAGTCGTTCATCGATAGAAAAATTATTAAATAACTATAAGCTTATAATTTGCGATGAAGCATTTATTCCTCTTACACCCGGTGGGGAAAATCAATCAGTCATTAATTTAACGAAAAGCCATAATAACCTAATAGTGATAAGAAGTTTAACTAAGTTTCTAGGTATTGCAGGATTAAGAATTGGATACGCCGTAACGAACTCAGATAGATTATTAAAATGGAAAGAGATAAGAGATCCATGGCCAGTAAATACGCTAGCAATAAATGTAACTAATATGATCATGAAAGATTCTAAAATGCATAAAAAAAGATTAATTAAAATCCATAGATGGGTAGAAGAAGAAGGTAACTGGTTACATAAAAGTTTGTCAGATTTTTCGACTATTAAGCCTCTACCCACAACTACGAATTTTCAATTAATTCAAAGTGATAGTTCTATATTAAATCTTATTGAAAATTTAAAAAAGCGAGGAATTTTATTAAGAGACTGTAGATCATTTAAAACTCTAGATGAAAACTGGATTAGAATAAGTCTCCAAAAACGAAAGCAAAATATTAAAATTATTAATACTTTAAAAGATTATATTAACTAA
- a CDS encoding quinone-dependent dihydroorotate dehydrogenase, with protein sequence MSNNNKKNDFYNILLGQLLSQDEGIDAEILTNSALNAIKFASLNRNLPIISNILLKASSDLQRSNSSLNQIIFGSHFKNPIGLAAGFDKNGVGAGLWNYFGFGFAELGTITWHAQKGNPKPRLFRIAKEKAALNRMGFNNEGAEKFLKTIEKQQIPAPGNRPCVLGINLGKSKITSLDEAHKDYFLSLRLLAPISDYAVINVSSPNTPGLRSLQGTKEIKKLICTLKDFSNCPPLLVKIAPDLSNEEIDEIARVSIENGIDGIIAINTSLNRFNLKNLRIKTGNTLEQENGGLSGLPLEKRGLEVIRRLRSSTNKALPLIGVGGISSAQTAWERIAAGASLVQVYTGWIFEGPNLVPEILDGLILQMEKHGFRNIKEVIGSEEPWK encoded by the coding sequence TTGTCAAATAATAATAAAAAAAACGATTTTTACAATATTCTGCTTGGTCAGCTTCTATCTCAAGACGAGGGTATTGATGCAGAAATACTTACCAATTCAGCTCTTAACGCCATTAAATTTGCTTCATTAAATAGAAATCTTCCAATAATTTCTAATATCCTTCTAAAAGCATCAAGTGATTTGCAAAGAAGCAATTCAAGCTTAAATCAAATCATCTTTGGCTCGCACTTTAAAAACCCTATAGGGCTTGCTGCTGGATTTGATAAAAATGGGGTAGGAGCAGGTCTTTGGAATTATTTTGGATTTGGTTTCGCAGAATTAGGAACCATTACTTGGCATGCACAAAAAGGTAATCCAAAACCCAGACTTTTCAGAATTGCCAAAGAGAAAGCTGCATTGAATCGAATGGGGTTCAATAATGAAGGCGCTGAAAAATTTCTTAAAACCATAGAAAAACAACAAATCCCAGCGCCTGGAAATAGACCGTGTGTCCTGGGAATCAATTTAGGAAAGTCAAAAATCACATCTCTAGATGAAGCCCATAAAGACTATTTTTTATCTTTAAGACTTTTGGCTCCTATATCAGACTATGCCGTTATCAATGTTAGTTCGCCGAATACCCCAGGCCTTCGCTCATTACAAGGAACAAAAGAAATTAAAAAGTTAATATGCACGCTAAAAGATTTTTCAAATTGTCCTCCTTTGCTTGTGAAAATTGCTCCAGATCTCTCAAATGAAGAAATTGACGAAATTGCGAGAGTGTCAATTGAGAATGGTATTGATGGAATAATTGCAATCAATACAAGCTTAAATAGATTTAACTTAAAAAACTTAAGAATCAAAACAGGAAATACTTTAGAACAAGAAAATGGAGGCTTAAGTGGACTCCCTTTAGAAAAAAGAGGACTGGAAGTTATTAGAAGGCTAAGGAGTAGTACTAATAAGGCTTTACCGCTTATTGGTGTAGGTGGAATCAGTTCAGCACAAACAGCTTGGGAAAGAATTGCCGCTGGGGCATCACTGGTTCAGGTGTATACAGGTTGGATATTTGAAGGGCCAAATTTAGTTCCAGAAATCTTAGATGGATTAATCCTGCAAATGGAAAAACACGGATTCCGAAATATTAAAGAGGTAATCGGCTCGGAAGAACCATGGAAATAA
- the rnhA gene encoding ribonuclease HI, producing the protein MSKEEKLAIAAATDGACSGNPGPGGWGALIRFQDGSEVEFGGFSPETTNNRMELQAALFVLEKLKKIKCHPSITIKTDSKYLIDGMERWMSNWKKKGWKTASGKQVLNQDLWKALDHPELPKIKLQYVKGHSGEKDNDRVDAIAVAFSKGRKIQLKDFVK; encoded by the coding sequence ATGTCTAAAGAAGAAAAATTGGCTATTGCTGCAGCAACTGATGGTGCTTGTAGCGGAAATCCTGGTCCAGGTGGATGGGGAGCATTAATTAGATTCCAGGATGGAAGCGAAGTTGAATTTGGTGGTTTCAGCCCAGAAACAACAAATAATCGCATGGAATTGCAGGCGGCATTATTTGTTCTTGAGAAATTAAAAAAAATAAAATGTCACCCTTCTATAACCATCAAAACTGATAGCAAATATTTAATTGATGGAATGGAAAGATGGATGTCGAATTGGAAAAAAAAAGGATGGAAAACTGCATCTGGTAAACAAGTTCTCAATCAAGATTTGTGGAAAGCTCTTGACCACCCTGAACTGCCAAAAATCAAACTTCAATATGTCAAGGGACATAGCGGAGAGAAGGATAATGATAGAGTTGATGCAATTGCTGTAGCTTTTTCTAAAGGTCGAAAAATACAGCTAAAAGATTTTGTCAAATAA
- the rplL gene encoding 50S ribosomal protein L7/L12, whose amino-acid sequence MSAKTDEILDSLKSLSLLEASELVKQIEEAFGVSAAASAGVVMAAPGAAAGGDGADAAEEKTEFEVVLESFDASSKIKVLKEVRNATGLGLGEAKALVEAAPKTIKEGATKEDAEALKKAIEAVGGKVTLK is encoded by the coding sequence ATGTCTGCAAAAACCGATGAAATCTTAGATTCATTAAAAAGCCTCTCTTTGCTTGAAGCTTCAGAGCTTGTCAAGCAAATAGAAGAAGCTTTTGGTGTATCTGCCGCCGCATCTGCTGGCGTTGTCATGGCAGCTCCAGGAGCTGCTGCTGGTGGCGATGGTGCTGATGCTGCCGAAGAAAAAACTGAATTTGAGGTGGTTTTAGAAAGCTTTGACGCTTCATCTAAAATCAAAGTCCTTAAAGAAGTTCGAAATGCTACAGGTCTAGGCCTTGGCGAAGCAAAAGCCTTAGTGGAAGCTGCTCCAAAAACAATAAAAGAAGGAGCAACAAAAGAAGATGCTGAAGCTTTAAAGAAAGCAATTGAAGCTGTTGGTGGAAAAGTAACTTTAAAATAA
- the rplJ gene encoding 50S ribosomal protein L10 codes for MGRTLESKKQIVKTIEGLLDNSEMALVLDYKGLSTKEMSDLRSRLQKSDGVCKVTKNTLMRQAIKGKDSWTGLDSLLTGTNAFVLIKGDVGSAVKAVQAFQKETQKSETKGGLFEGKLLSQDEIKAIAKLPSKEALMAQIAGAMNSITSKIAIGINEVPSGLARSLKQHSESGES; via the coding sequence ATGGGCCGCACGCTGGAAAGCAAAAAACAGATCGTCAAAACAATAGAGGGTCTACTAGACAACTCCGAAATGGCTTTAGTTCTTGATTACAAGGGCTTATCCACAAAAGAGATGTCCGACTTGCGCTCACGATTGCAAAAAAGCGATGGCGTATGCAAGGTCACGAAAAACACCTTGATGCGTCAAGCCATAAAAGGAAAAGATTCCTGGACTGGTTTGGATTCATTGCTTACTGGAACTAACGCCTTTGTTTTAATCAAAGGAGATGTTGGGAGCGCTGTTAAAGCTGTTCAAGCATTTCAAAAGGAAACTCAAAAGTCTGAGACTAAAGGAGGTCTTTTCGAAGGCAAACTTTTATCTCAAGATGAGATCAAAGCGATTGCAAAACTTCCTAGCAAGGAAGCACTTATGGCACAAATTGCTGGTGCAATGAATTCCATAACAAGCAAAATTGCTATTGGTATAAATGAGGTTCCATCTGGACTTGCGAGATCTCTTAAACAACATTCCGAGAGCGGCGAGAGCTGA
- the rplA gene encoding 50S ribosomal protein L1: MKNFSKRMTTLLSKVEERSYSPIEAIKLVKENANAKFDETIEAHIRLGIDPKYTDQQLRTTVALPSGTGQKVRIAVVTRGEKVSEATKAGADLAGEEDLVDSINKGEMNFDLLISTPDMMPKVAKLGRVLGPRGLMPNPKAGTVTTDLAGAIKEFKAGKLEFRADKAGIVHVRFGKASFSEDALLENLKTLQLTIEKNKPSGAKGKFWRSFFITSTMGPSVEVDISELQDLQKEK, translated from the coding sequence ATGAAAAATTTTTCTAAAAGAATGACAACGTTACTTTCCAAAGTGGAAGAGCGTTCATATTCTCCAATTGAAGCCATAAAGCTAGTCAAGGAGAATGCAAATGCAAAATTCGATGAGACTATTGAAGCTCACATAAGATTAGGCATTGACCCCAAATATACTGATCAGCAACTAAGAACGACAGTTGCCTTACCAAGTGGTACAGGCCAGAAAGTACGCATAGCAGTAGTTACACGCGGTGAAAAAGTTTCTGAAGCAACTAAAGCAGGTGCTGATCTGGCTGGAGAGGAAGATTTAGTCGATTCAATAAACAAAGGAGAGATGAACTTCGACCTCCTAATTTCGACTCCAGATATGATGCCAAAGGTCGCAAAACTTGGAAGAGTCCTTGGTCCTAGAGGACTTATGCCTAATCCAAAAGCGGGAACAGTTACAACCGATTTAGCAGGAGCTATTAAAGAATTTAAAGCAGGAAAACTTGAATTTAGAGCAGACAAAGCAGGAATAGTGCATGTTCGATTTGGTAAAGCAAGTTTTTCGGAAGATGCTCTCCTTGAAAATTTGAAGACATTGCAATTAACCATAGAAAAAAATAAACCAAGTGGAGCAAAAGGAAAATTCTGGAGAAGCTTCTTTATTACATCCACCATGGGACCATCAGTAGAAGTAGATATCAGCGAATTACAAGACTTGCAAAAAGAAAAGTGA
- the rplK gene encoding 50S ribosomal protein L11: MAKKVVALIKLALQAGKANPAPPVGPALGQHGVNIMAFCKEYNSRTQDKAGFVIPVEISVFEDRSFTFITKTPPASVLITKAAGISKGSGESAKGTAGSISKSQLEEIAKTKLPDLNCSSIESAMKVIEGTAKNMGVSIKD; encoded by the coding sequence ATGGCAAAGAAAGTAGTAGCCCTGATCAAGTTGGCCTTACAGGCTGGCAAAGCAAACCCAGCCCCTCCCGTTGGCCCTGCGCTTGGTCAACATGGGGTAAACATAATGGCATTTTGTAAGGAATACAATTCGCGAACCCAAGACAAAGCTGGCTTTGTTATCCCTGTAGAAATATCAGTTTTCGAAGATAGAAGTTTTACTTTCATAACAAAAACTCCTCCTGCTTCGGTTTTGATAACTAAAGCAGCAGGTATTTCGAAAGGTTCAGGAGAGTCAGCGAAAGGAACTGCTGGTTCGATTAGTAAAAGTCAACTTGAAGAAATTGCTAAAACAAAACTTCCAGATCTCAATTGCAGTAGCATCGAGTCAGCGATGAAAGTTATTGAGGGAACCGCTAAAAATATGGGAGTTTCCATAAAGGACTAA
- the nusG gene encoding transcription termination/antitermination protein NusG — protein sequence MEDDQSHFSNQTIKTNIARWYAIQVASSCEKKVKATLEQRSITLGVSDRIIEIEIPQTPAVKLKKDGSRQTTEEKVFPGYVLVRMVLDEDTMMAVRSTPNVINFVGAEDRRATGKSRGHIKPRPLSRQEVNRIFKRAAEKKTVVKLDVEEGDQIVVTSGPFKDFQGEVIEVSGERNKLKALLSIFGRETPVELEFSQITKQN from the coding sequence ATCGAGGATGATCAATCACATTTTTCAAATCAGACAATAAAAACGAATATTGCTCGTTGGTACGCTATTCAAGTTGCCTCAAGTTGCGAAAAGAAGGTAAAAGCAACACTTGAACAAAGATCTATAACTCTTGGTGTTAGTGACAGAATCATAGAAATAGAGATTCCTCAAACACCTGCAGTTAAGCTAAAAAAAGATGGTAGCAGGCAGACGACAGAAGAAAAAGTTTTCCCTGGCTATGTATTAGTTCGTATGGTGCTAGATGAAGACACAATGATGGCTGTAAGAAGTACTCCAAATGTAATTAATTTTGTTGGTGCAGAAGACCGAAGAGCTACGGGTAAATCACGCGGACATATAAAACCTCGTCCTCTCAGCAGGCAAGAAGTTAATAGGATTTTTAAACGTGCAGCTGAAAAGAAAACTGTCGTTAAGTTGGATGTAGAAGAAGGTGATCAGATTGTTGTGACCTCTGGTCCTTTTAAAGATTTCCAAGGTGAAGTAATTGAAGTTTCAGGAGAAAGAAACAAACTAAAAGCTCTTTTATCTATTTTTGGTAGAGAAACTCCTGTTGAGCTTGAATTTTCTCAAATAACTAAACAAAATTGA
- the secE gene encoding preprotein translocase subunit SecE — protein sequence MTSPTSKEDQEKVIPKTQEKTALKKSFLSSTIDEMKLVVWPSRQQLFSESVAVILMVTLSAVSIAAVSRFYGWASTQIFR from the coding sequence GTGACAAGTCCAACCTCTAAAGAGGATCAAGAAAAAGTAATTCCTAAAACACAGGAAAAGACTGCTTTAAAAAAAAGTTTTTTGTCATCTACAATTGATGAAATGAAACTTGTTGTTTGGCCTTCACGCCAACAACTGTTCAGCGAATCTGTTGCTGTGATTTTAATGGTAACTTTATCAGCAGTATCAATTGCTGCTGTAAGCCGTTTTTACGGATGGGCTTCTACTCAGATATTCCGCTGA